A genomic region of Oncorhynchus keta strain PuntledgeMale-10-30-2019 unplaced genomic scaffold, Oket_V2 Un_scaffold_1004_pilon_pilon, whole genome shotgun sequence contains the following coding sequences:
- the LOC127927251 gene encoding uncharacterized protein LOC127927251: MLPGTQVFLQGSNAPRHPGVSPVFQCSQAPRCFSSVPMLPGTQVFLQGSNAPRHPGVSPGFQCSQAPRCFSRVPMLPGTQVFLQGSNAPRHPGVSPGFQCSQAPRCFSRVPMLPGTQVFLQGSNAPRHPGVSPGFHQVTFQEQSKCSKIRRDFSCGRGNVISQHNRKQHFHIPQHPYILKITGQTLYLCVCVCVCLSLCVYLYLCVCVCVCLYLCVCISICVCVCVCLYLCVCISICVCVCVCVCVCVCVCVCVCVCVCVCVCVCVCVSLSLCVYLYLCVCISISVCVRVSLCVCVCISECVCVYLCMCVCVCVCVCVCVCTYR; the protein is encoded by the exons ATGCTCCCAGGCACCCAGGTGTTTCTCCAGGGTTCCAATGCTCCCAGGCACCCAGGTGTTTCTCCAGTGTTCCAATGCTCCCAGGCACCCAGGTGTTTCTCCAGTGTTCCAATGCTCCCAGGCACCCAGGTGTTTCTCCAGGGTTCCAATGCTCCCAGGCACCCAGGTGTTTCTCCAGGGTTCCAATGCTCCCAGGCACCCAG GTGTTTCTCCAGGGTTCCAATGCTCCCAGGCACCCAGGTGTTTCTCCAGGGTTCCAATGCTCCCAGGCACCCAG GTGTTTCTCCAGGGTTCCAATGCTCCCAGGCACCCAGGTGTTTCTCCAGGGTTCCAATGCTCCCAGGCACCCAGGTGTTTCTCCAGGGTTCCAATGCTCCCAGGCACCCAGGTGTTTCTCCAGGGTTCCATCAGGTCACATTTCAGGAGCAGTCCAAATGTTCTAAAATCAGGAGAGACTTTTCGTGTGGCCGAGGGAACGTTATCTCACAACACAACAGGAAGCAGCACTTTCACATTCCCCAACATCCTTACATCCTGAAAATCACCGGACAGacactgtatctgtgtgtgtgtgtgtgtgtatgtctatctctgtgtgtgtatctctatctgtgtgtgtgtgtgtgtgtgtgtctctatctctgtgtgtgtatctctatctgtgtgtgtgtgtgtgtgtgtctctatctctgtgtgtgtatctctatctgtgtgtgtgtgtgtgtgtgtgtgtgtgtgtgtgtgtgtgtgtgtgtgtgtgtgtgtgtgtgtgtgtgtgtgtgtgtgtgtgtgtgtgtgtgtgtatctctatctctgtgtgtgtatctctatctctgtgtgtgtatctctatctctgtatgtgtgcgtgtatctctgtgtgtgtgtgtgtgtatctctgaatgtgtgtgtgtgtatctctgtatgtgtgtgtgtgtgtgtgtgtgtgtgtgtgtgtgtgtgtgt acttatagatga